In the genome of Streptomyces pactum, one region contains:
- a CDS encoding SH3 domain-containing protein — protein sequence MTTAALPVTYPVAPGVRLNVRRGPSTTSPLIRVLPYDVRVPIRCQRRGETVSGPYGTTDIWDNIAPGEYVSDAYVKTGSDGFVAVRCMS from the coding sequence ATGACCACGGCGGCGCTGCCGGTCACCTACCCGGTGGCGCCCGGGGTGCGGCTCAACGTCCGGCGCGGACCCAGCACCACCAGCCCCCTGATCAGGGTGCTGCCGTACGACGTGCGGGTGCCGATCCGCTGCCAGCGGCGCGGCGAGACGGTGAGCGGCCCGTACGGCACGACGGACATCTGGGACAACATAGCGCCGGGTGAGTATGTGTCCGACGCGTATGTGAAGACCGGCAGCGACGGCTTCGTGGCCGTCCGCTGCATGAGCTGA
- a CDS encoding serine/threonine-protein kinase, translated as MGVVFLARSSSGRRVAVKVVHEQFAQDEEFRVRFRQEVAAARRVSGAFTAPVVDADPDAERPWMATLHVPGPTLAEHLTTHGPPHLDRPAPPRPGTDRGLHDIHRAGVIHRDLKPANVLMAPRRPPRVIDFGISRAADSQALTVTGRVMGTPPFMSPEQLSRPPRRHPPPPTSSPSAHSWSTPPPDTAPSTPTAPTSPPTTSSTNPPTSPTSPTPPHHRHPLPHQRPHPTTPARPDHPAAA; from the coding sequence ATGGGCGTGGTGTTCCTGGCCCGGTCGTCCTCGGGCCGGCGGGTGGCGGTGAAGGTGGTCCACGAGCAGTTCGCCCAGGACGAGGAGTTCCGCGTCCGCTTCCGCCAGGAAGTCGCCGCCGCACGCCGGGTCAGCGGCGCCTTCACCGCCCCCGTGGTGGACGCCGACCCCGACGCCGAACGCCCCTGGATGGCCACCCTCCACGTCCCCGGCCCCACCCTCGCCGAACACCTCACCACCCACGGCCCCCCTCACCTGGACCGACCTGCGCCGCCTCGCCCTGGGACTGACCGAGGCCTCCACGACATCCACCGCGCCGGCGTCATCCACCGCGACCTCAAACCCGCCAACGTCCTCATGGCCCCCCGACGGCCCCCCCGCGTCATCGACTTCGGCATCTCCCGCGCCGCCGACAGCCAGGCCCTCACCGTCACCGGACGCGTCATGGGCACCCCACCCTTCATGTCCCCCGAACAACTCTCCCGCCCCCCGCGACGTCACCCCCCGCCACCGACGTCTTCTCCCTCGGCGCACTCCTGGTCTACGCCGCCACCGGACACGGCCCCTTCGACGCCGACAGCCCCTACCTCACCGCCTACCACGTCGTCCACGAACCCCCCGACCTCACCCACCTCCCCCACCCCTCCACACCATCGTCACCCACTGCCTCACCAAAGACCCCACCCAACGACCCCGGCCCGACCAGATCATCCAGCGGCTGCGTGA
- a CDS encoding serine/threonine-protein kinase, which translates to MPPLRSAGTGPEAEDPEYAGRYRLEARLGSGGMGVVHLARSDSGLRLAVKVVHADFAADPEFRARFRQEVAAARRVSGAYTAPVVDADPDGGRPWMATLYIPGPTLAEHVKRNGPLEPDEVLQLAAGLAEALRDIHRADVVHRDLKPSNVLLAADGPKVIDFGISRPADSDLRTETGKLIGTPPFMAPEQFQRPRQVGPAADVFALGSVLVHAATGSGPFDSDSPYIVAYQVVHDEANLAGVPDTLVPLIRRCLAKDPADRPTPDALMAALRALRGPYAPAPRGPLPRVPAQRHGGGGPGAPAAGPDREPAAGADVGAGVGPGGGASPAGGAGGAAPGDRADDGRRGGGGLRSAGEHAAGDDGQGGGPDGGRAGGRDGGSRGEGRSWGRRPGPLRAVRGRLALVLGLVVLLGSGVVWTLRQIDTLQPTARQRPAGGTTEPHPAWQTPLDQGTDGGPLAAYCSYGRGALYCAAPGGVTRLDPERGRVVWSRPATGPARPENGAPTPPVLSGGLVQVLSPDGTRLEALDPDTHRLRWHRDVSDYGGRVYRAGGTVLLVRVDGTVTGIDAATGKQRWRHRVAGHQLPAFFAGSDGRTAYAYTVAGDGTRTLVSALDPVRGTTRWERRLTGGLTPVGTGPDEVLHLAGTDAQSRTDAVVRYDPRDGVERRTPLATPVAATSVTSHDDVVYVLSGDGGLLAVDTRPTGTGDAQLWRLETSVGNASPLLATADRVYFSAADGRLLAVDAVEGELLGQTPLRPGKGGQGFADTLPAPVVADGRVVGSAPDGTVFGVDERTPRDW; encoded by the coding sequence ATGCCGCCGTTGCGCAGCGCGGGGACAGGCCCGGAAGCGGAAGATCCGGAATACGCCGGGCGGTACCGGCTGGAAGCACGACTGGGCTCCGGCGGCATGGGTGTCGTCCACCTGGCCCGGTCGGACTCCGGACTACGGCTCGCGGTGAAGGTGGTGCACGCCGACTTCGCCGCGGACCCGGAGTTCAGGGCCCGGTTCCGGCAGGAGGTGGCCGCCGCCCGCCGGGTGAGCGGGGCGTACACGGCGCCGGTGGTGGACGCCGACCCGGACGGCGGGCGGCCCTGGATGGCGACGCTCTACATCCCCGGGCCGACGCTCGCCGAGCACGTGAAGCGGAACGGGCCGCTGGAACCGGACGAGGTGCTCCAGCTGGCGGCCGGGCTCGCCGAGGCGCTGCGCGACATCCACCGGGCCGACGTGGTGCACCGTGACCTCAAGCCGAGCAACGTCCTGCTCGCGGCGGACGGGCCGAAGGTCATCGACTTCGGCATCTCCCGGCCCGCGGACAGCGATCTGCGGACCGAGACCGGCAAGTTGATCGGCACACCGCCGTTCATGGCGCCGGAGCAGTTCCAGCGGCCGCGCCAGGTGGGACCGGCGGCCGACGTGTTCGCGCTCGGTTCGGTGCTGGTGCACGCGGCGACCGGCAGCGGGCCGTTCGACTCGGACAGTCCGTACATCGTGGCGTACCAGGTGGTGCACGACGAGGCGAACCTGGCGGGCGTGCCCGACACCCTGGTGCCGCTAATCCGCCGCTGCCTGGCCAAGGACCCGGCGGACCGGCCCACGCCCGACGCGCTGATGGCGGCGCTCCGCGCGCTGCGCGGCCCGTACGCGCCGGCGCCGCGCGGCCCGCTGCCCCGGGTGCCGGCCCAGCGCCACGGCGGCGGCGGGCCGGGGGCCCCGGCCGCCGGCCCGGACCGCGAACCCGCGGCCGGTGCCGACGTCGGTGCCGGCGTCGGACCGGGTGGCGGTGCCTCTCCCGCCGGGGGCGCCGGGGGCGCCGCGCCCGGTGACAGGGCCGACGACGGCCGTCGCGGTGGCGGCGGCCTCCGGTCCGCCGGGGAGCACGCCGCCGGGGACGATGGCCAGGGTGGTGGCCCGGACGGCGGCCGGGCGGGCGGCCGCGACGGCGGGAGCCGGGGCGAGGGGCGGTCATGGGGCCGCCGTCCCGGCCCGCTGCGCGCCGTGCGCGGCCGGCTCGCGCTGGTGCTGGGGCTGGTGGTGCTGCTCGGCTCCGGCGTGGTGTGGACGCTGCGGCAGATCGACACCCTCCAGCCCACGGCCCGGCAGCGGCCGGCGGGCGGTACCACCGAGCCGCACCCCGCCTGGCAGACCCCGCTGGACCAGGGGACGGACGGCGGGCCCCTCGCCGCGTACTGCTCCTACGGGCGGGGCGCGCTGTACTGCGCGGCGCCGGGCGGGGTCACCCGGCTGGACCCGGAACGGGGCCGGGTGGTCTGGTCGCGGCCGGCCACCGGCCCGGCGCGACCCGAGAACGGCGCGCCCACGCCGCCGGTGCTCTCCGGCGGTCTGGTGCAGGTGCTGTCGCCCGACGGCACCCGGCTGGAGGCGCTGGACCCGGACACCCACCGGCTGCGCTGGCACCGGGACGTGTCGGACTACGGCGGCCGGGTGTACCGGGCGGGCGGCACGGTGCTGCTGGTCCGGGTGGACGGCACGGTCACCGGGATCGACGCGGCCACCGGGAAGCAGCGGTGGCGGCACCGGGTGGCGGGGCACCAGCTGCCCGCCTTCTTCGCCGGCTCCGACGGCCGGACCGCGTACGCCTACACCGTCGCGGGCGACGGCACCCGGACCCTGGTGAGCGCGCTGGACCCGGTGCGCGGCACCACCCGCTGGGAGCGCCGGCTGACCGGCGGCCTCACCCCGGTCGGCACCGGCCCGGACGAGGTCCTGCACCTCGCCGGCACCGACGCGCAGAGCCGCACCGACGCGGTGGTGCGCTACGACCCGCGGGACGGCGTCGAGCGGCGGACGCCGCTGGCCACGCCGGTCGCCGCGACCAGCGTGACCAGCCACGACGACGTGGTGTACGTGCTGTCCGGGGACGGCGGTCTGCTGGCCGTGGACACCCGGCCCACGGGCACCGGGGACGCCCAGCTGTGGCGGCTGGAGACCTCGGTGGGCAACGCCTCACCGCTGCTGGCCACCGCCGACCGGGTGTACTTCTCGGCGGCCGACGGGCGGCTGCTGGCGGTGGACGCGGTGGAGGGGGAACTGCTGGGGCAGACCCCGCTGCGGCCCGGCAAGGGGGGCCAGGGGTTCGCGGACACCCTGCCGGCGCCGGTGGTGGCGGACGGCCGGGTGGTCGGGTCGGCCCCGGACGGCACGGTCTTCGGCGTGGACGAACGGACGCCCCGCGACTGGTAG
- the ilvD gene encoding dihydroxy-acid dehydratase: MPQLRSRTVTHGRNMAGARALLRAAGVAREDFGKPIIAVANSFTEFVPGHTHLQPVGRIVSEAIKAAGGVPREFNTIAVDDGIAMGHGGMLYSLPSRDLIADSVEYMTEAHCADALICISNCDKITPGMLMAAMRLNIPTVFVSGGPMEAGKATLVNGTVRTGLDLISAMADAVDESVSDEDLARIEEAACPTCGSCSGMFTANSMNCLTEAIGLSLPGNGSVLATHTARRKLYEDAGRTVVEITRRYYEQDDETVLPRSIGTRAAFENAMALDVAMGGSTNTILHLLAAAQEAELDFTMRDIDRLSRRLPCLSKVAPNGTYHMEDVHRAGGIPAILGELYRAGLLREDVHTVHSASLAEWLKNWDIRGGSPSPEAVELFHAAPGCTRSASAFSQSERWESLDTDAANGCIRDIEHAYSTEGGLAILYGNLAEDGCVVKTAGVDESIWTFEGPAVVVESQEEAVDAILTKRVKEGDVVVVRYEGPKGGPGMQEMLYPTSFLKGRGLGAKCALITDGRFSGGTSGLSIGHASPEAASGGTIALVQDGDLIRIDIPNRAIELKVSDEELRARREALGGVYAPKNRDRKVSQALRAYAAMATSADKGAVRDVSKLG; this comes from the coding sequence GTGCCCCAGCTGAGGTCCCGCACTGTCACCCATGGCCGCAACATGGCGGGCGCCAGAGCCCTCCTCCGCGCGGCCGGCGTAGCGCGCGAGGACTTCGGCAAGCCCATCATCGCGGTGGCCAACAGCTTCACCGAGTTCGTGCCCGGCCACACCCACCTCCAGCCGGTCGGCCGGATCGTCTCCGAGGCGATCAAGGCGGCGGGCGGCGTGCCGCGCGAGTTCAACACCATCGCGGTGGACGACGGCATCGCCATGGGCCACGGCGGCATGCTCTACTCGCTGCCGTCCCGCGACCTGATCGCCGACTCGGTCGAGTACATGACCGAGGCGCACTGCGCCGACGCGCTGATCTGCATCTCCAACTGCGACAAGATCACGCCGGGCATGCTGATGGCCGCGATGCGGCTCAACATCCCCACCGTCTTCGTCTCCGGCGGCCCGATGGAGGCCGGCAAGGCGACCCTGGTCAACGGCACCGTCCGTACCGGCCTGGACCTGATCAGCGCCATGGCGGACGCGGTCGACGAGTCGGTCTCCGACGAGGACCTGGCCCGGATCGAGGAGGCCGCCTGCCCCACCTGCGGTTCCTGTTCCGGCATGTTCACCGCCAACTCGATGAACTGCCTCACCGAGGCGATCGGCCTCTCGCTGCCCGGCAACGGCTCGGTGCTGGCCACCCACACCGCCCGCCGGAAGCTGTACGAGGACGCCGGCCGCACCGTCGTGGAGATCACCCGCCGCTACTACGAGCAGGACGACGAGACCGTGCTGCCGCGCAGCATCGGCACCCGCGCCGCCTTCGAGAACGCGATGGCCCTGGACGTCGCCATGGGCGGCTCCACCAACACCATCCTGCACCTGCTGGCCGCCGCCCAGGAGGCGGAGCTGGACTTCACCATGCGGGACATCGACCGGCTCTCCCGCCGGCTGCCCTGCCTGTCGAAGGTCGCGCCCAACGGCACGTACCACATGGAGGACGTCCACCGGGCGGGCGGCATCCCGGCCATCCTCGGCGAGCTGTACCGGGCCGGGCTGCTCCGCGAGGACGTCCACACCGTGCACTCCGCGTCGCTCGCCGAGTGGCTGAAGAACTGGGACATCCGCGGCGGTTCCCCGTCCCCCGAGGCGGTCGAGCTGTTCCACGCCGCGCCCGGCTGCACCCGCTCCGCCAGCGCCTTCTCGCAGTCCGAGCGGTGGGAGTCGCTGGACACCGACGCCGCGAACGGCTGCATCCGCGACATCGAGCACGCGTACTCCACCGAGGGCGGCCTGGCGATCCTCTACGGCAACCTCGCCGAGGACGGCTGCGTGGTGAAGACCGCGGGCGTGGACGAGTCCATCTGGACCTTCGAGGGCCCGGCGGTGGTGGTCGAGTCCCAGGAGGAGGCGGTGGACGCCATCCTCACCAAGCGCGTCAAGGAGGGCGACGTGGTGGTCGTCCGCTACGAGGGTCCCAAGGGCGGCCCGGGCATGCAGGAGATGCTCTACCCGACGTCCTTCCTCAAGGGCCGCGGCCTGGGTGCCAAGTGCGCGCTCATCACCGACGGCCGGTTCTCCGGCGGCACCTCCGGGCTCTCCATCGGCCACGCCTCCCCGGAGGCGGCCTCCGGCGGCACCATCGCGCTGGTCCAGGACGGCGACCTGATCCGGATCGACATCCCGAACCGCGCCATCGAGCTGAAGGTGTCCGACGAGGAGCTGCGCGCCCGGCGCGAGGCGCTCGGCGGCGTCTACGCGCCGAAGAACCGCGACCGCAAGGTCTCGCAGGCGCTGCGGGCGTACGCGGCGATGGCCACCAGCGCCGACAAGGGCGCGGTCCGGGACGTGTCCAAGCTCGGCTGA
- a CDS encoding TetR/AcrR family transcriptional regulator translates to MTAAGPAAASAPRRRGRPARTGAADGPGARDRILAAARAEFAERGYDKTSVRGIAKTAGVDPALVHHYFGTKEQVFAAAIELSMAPALSVPEAVVAGERRGAGERMARGMFQVWESPETRAPMLAVLRSAVTNETAAGVLRSLIERRVLERMAVELGGVPDPKFRAQLASGQLIGIAMLRYVIRMEPIASADIEEIIAMVGPTLQRYLTES, encoded by the coding sequence ATGACCGCCGCCGGACCCGCTGCCGCCTCCGCCCCCCGCCGGCGGGGCCGGCCCGCCCGCACCGGTGCGGCGGACGGACCCGGTGCCCGGGACCGGATCCTCGCCGCGGCCCGTGCCGAGTTCGCCGAGCGCGGGTACGACAAGACCTCCGTACGCGGCATCGCCAAGACCGCCGGGGTGGACCCGGCGCTGGTGCACCACTACTTCGGCACCAAGGAGCAGGTCTTCGCGGCGGCCATCGAGCTGAGCATGGCCCCCGCCCTGTCGGTGCCCGAGGCGGTGGTCGCCGGGGAGCGCCGGGGAGCGGGCGAACGGATGGCCCGCGGCATGTTTCAGGTGTGGGAGAGCCCGGAGACCCGCGCCCCGATGCTGGCCGTGCTGCGGTCGGCGGTGACCAACGAGACCGCGGCCGGGGTGCTGCGCTCGCTGATCGAGCGGCGGGTGCTGGAGCGGATGGCGGTGGAGCTGGGTGGGGTGCCGGACCCGAAGTTCCGCGCGCAGTTGGCGTCCGGGCAGCTGATCGGCATCGCCATGCTGCGCTACGTGATCCGGATGGAGCCGATCGCCTCGGCGGACATCGAGGAGATCATCGCCATGGTGGGGCCGACCCTCCAGCGCTACCTCACCGAGAGCTGA
- a CDS encoding Ppx/GppA phosphatase family protein: MRLGVLDVGSNTVHLLVVDAHPGARPLPAHSHKRELRLAELLDGDGAITPQGVERLVEVIKDARAAAEDKGVEEILPFATSAVREAGNADEVLARVAEETGVTLSVLSGEEEARLTFLAARRWFGWSAGRLLVLDIGGGSLEIAYGLDEEPDIAVSLPLGAGRLTAARLPGDPPDPADVRALRRHVRTEIARIVGDFSRFGPPDRVVGTSKTFKQLARMAGAARSAEGEYAERRLSLRALEEWVPKLAVMPSVQRADLPGVSEGRAPQLAAGALVAEGAMDLLGVAELEICPWALREGVILRRLDHLPPS; the protein is encoded by the coding sequence ATGAGACTCGGAGTCCTGGACGTGGGTTCGAACACCGTCCACCTGCTCGTGGTGGACGCGCACCCCGGCGCCCGCCCGCTGCCCGCCCACTCGCACAAGCGGGAGCTGCGGCTGGCGGAACTGCTGGACGGCGACGGCGCGATCACCCCGCAGGGGGTCGAGCGCCTCGTCGAGGTGATCAAGGACGCCCGGGCCGCGGCCGAGGACAAGGGCGTGGAGGAGATCCTGCCGTTCGCCACCTCCGCGGTCCGGGAGGCCGGCAACGCCGACGAGGTGCTCGCCCGGGTCGCCGAGGAGACCGGGGTCACGCTCTCCGTGCTCAGCGGGGAGGAGGAGGCCCGGCTCACCTTCCTCGCCGCCCGCCGCTGGTTCGGCTGGTCGGCCGGCCGGCTGCTCGTCCTGGACATCGGCGGCGGCTCGCTGGAGATCGCCTACGGGCTGGACGAGGAGCCCGACATCGCGGTGTCGCTGCCGCTGGGCGCCGGCCGGCTCACCGCGGCCCGGCTGCCCGGCGACCCGCCGGACCCGGCCGACGTGCGCGCGCTCCGCCGCCACGTGCGGACCGAGATCGCCCGGATCGTCGGCGACTTCAGCAGGTTCGGCCCGCCGGACCGGGTGGTCGGCACCTCCAAGACGTTCAAGCAGCTGGCCCGGATGGCCGGCGCGGCGCGCTCCGCCGAGGGCGAGTACGCCGAACGGCGGCTGAGCCTGCGGGCCCTGGAGGAGTGGGTGCCGAAGCTGGCCGTGATGCCGTCGGTGCAGCGCGCCGACCTGCCCGGGGTGTCGGAGGGCCGCGCCCCGCAGCTGGCCGCCGGGGCACTGGTCGCCGAGGGCGCGATGGACCTGCTCGGGGTGGCGGAGCTGGAGATATGCCCGTGGGCGTTGCGGGAGGGCGTGATCCTGCGGCGCCTGGACCATCTGCCCCCGTCCTGA
- a CDS encoding sigma-70 family RNA polymerase sigma factor translates to MSTRSEHPRHSTGAHRAHRRSTRSATRPQRPPTRHEPYLDGLFTYCLSLLGDHDAAVSALGEALAVAERRRERGRGRRAPLDGDLHRPWLYAVARWACLHRLAERDAAAPGTPGGSAAAPAGPAWSADGGVTGAPAGDGPGGGGRAGGGPPGGGPGAAPGTPDEATAARRRRELSTLAWPEAAGTTAEQREALELAVRHHLTPQEVAAVLGRDPDETRALLAGAACEVERTRAALAVVELGHCPVVSRLAGDSQVLFSAALRRELVRHVDDCPECRRRAERATAGGPWPGNAAAPAALPVLEAPRPAVQAALRRALRVRSARSGEPRFNRFGFPLAPKDRAARRKRLRSRVMTTTVVVTVVAAPVLAIWAAYRGAPLAGEGYESDAVSAREEGAEGGAGPDGGRFREAGRAGPGVPDGPGRAGREGTGVSVEVVPGTGPARTATGAGPPGRTAGRDRTPSGRVPRPDPPPAPAG, encoded by the coding sequence ATGAGCACACGGTCTGAGCACCCCAGGCACTCCACCGGCGCGCACCGGGCGCACCGCCGTTCCACCCGCTCCGCCACCCGCCCGCAGCGGCCGCCGACGCGCCACGAACCGTATCTGGACGGCCTCTTCACGTACTGCCTCTCCCTGCTGGGCGACCACGATGCGGCGGTCTCCGCGCTCGGTGAGGCGCTGGCGGTGGCCGAGCGGCGGCGCGAGCGGGGCCGGGGGCGGCGGGCCCCGCTCGACGGGGACCTGCACCGTCCGTGGCTCTACGCGGTCGCCCGCTGGGCGTGCCTGCACCGGCTGGCCGAGCGGGACGCGGCCGCTCCGGGCACCCCCGGCGGGTCCGCCGCGGCCCCGGCCGGTCCCGCGTGGTCGGCGGACGGCGGGGTGACCGGCGCTCCGGCGGGCGACGGCCCGGGCGGCGGTGGCCGGGCCGGCGGCGGTCCGCCGGGTGGCGGGCCGGGTGCCGCGCCGGGTACGCCGGACGAGGCCACCGCCGCGCGGCGGCGCCGTGAACTGTCCACCCTGGCCTGGCCGGAGGCGGCCGGGACCACCGCCGAGCAGCGGGAGGCGCTGGAGCTGGCGGTCCGCCACCACCTCACGCCGCAGGAGGTCGCGGCGGTGCTCGGCCGCGACCCGGACGAGACCCGGGCGCTGCTCGCCGGCGCGGCCTGCGAGGTGGAGCGGACCCGGGCCGCGCTGGCGGTGGTGGAGCTGGGGCACTGTCCGGTGGTGTCCCGGCTGGCGGGCGACAGCCAGGTGCTCTTCTCCGCCGCCCTCCGGCGCGAACTGGTCCGCCATGTGGACGACTGCCCCGAGTGCCGCCGCCGTGCCGAGCGGGCCACCGCGGGCGGGCCGTGGCCGGGGAACGCCGCCGCGCCCGCCGCGCTGCCGGTGCTGGAGGCGCCGCGCCCGGCGGTCCAGGCGGCGCTCCGGCGCGCCCTGCGGGTCCGGTCGGCGCGCTCCGGCGAGCCGCGCTTCAACCGGTTCGGCTTCCCGCTGGCCCCCAAGGACAGGGCGGCCCGCCGGAAGCGGCTGCGCAGCCGGGTGATGACCACCACCGTGGTCGTCACCGTGGTGGCCGCCCCGGTGCTGGCGATCTGGGCGGCCTACCGGGGAGCCCCGCTCGCCGGTGAGGGGTACGAGTCGGACGCGGTCTCCGCCCGCGAGGAGGGCGCCGAGGGCGGCGCCGGGCCGGACGGCGGCCGGTTCCGGGAGGCGGGCCGGGCCGGGCCCGGTGTTCCGGACGGGCCGGGCCGGGCCGGGCGGGAGGGCACCGGCGTCTCGGTCGAGGTGGTCCCCGGGACCGGACCGGCGCGGACGGCGACCGGGGCCGGTCCCCCGGGGCGGACGGCCGGGAGGGACCGCACGCCGTCCGGCCGGGTACCCCGGCCGGACCCGCCTCCGGCCCCGGCCGGCTGA
- the sigJ gene encoding RNA polymerase sigma factor SigJ, translating into MAELAEFETHRSRLWAVAYRITGSVADADDAVQEAWLRWQSLPDDVADEPRAYLTTIVSRICYDQLNSARSRRETYIGPWLPEPVLDGAGRVALGHGDDAPSPEDRVTLDESVGMALLTVLERLTPAERTAFVLHDVFAVPFPEIAEVVGRTPDAVRQLASRARRHVRAEAPRRSVDKGEHRRAVDAFLHAVTGGDFEGLLKVLDPHVVWRSDGGGKVRAARRPVFGQDKVARMAHAISRRFEPERMRLSPREVNGAPGLVFVDHVGRQVGVLAFTVGEGGRITEIDVVVNPDKLRHLDLDALSGDPDALSGDPEGLSGSPEELSGDPDGPAGASGDPDGV; encoded by the coding sequence ATGGCCGAGCTGGCCGAGTTCGAGACCCACCGGAGCCGCCTGTGGGCGGTCGCCTACCGCATCACCGGCTCGGTCGCCGACGCGGACGACGCGGTGCAGGAGGCGTGGCTCCGCTGGCAGTCGCTCCCCGACGACGTGGCCGACGAGCCCCGCGCGTACCTCACCACGATCGTCAGCCGCATCTGTTACGACCAGCTGAACTCCGCCCGGTCCCGGCGGGAGACCTACATCGGTCCCTGGCTCCCGGAGCCGGTGCTGGACGGGGCGGGCCGGGTGGCCCTCGGGCACGGGGACGACGCCCCGTCCCCGGAGGACCGGGTGACCCTGGACGAGTCGGTGGGCATGGCGCTGCTGACCGTGCTGGAGCGGCTGACCCCGGCCGAGCGCACCGCGTTCGTGCTGCACGACGTGTTCGCGGTGCCCTTCCCGGAGATCGCCGAGGTGGTGGGCCGCACCCCGGACGCGGTACGGCAGCTCGCCTCCCGGGCCCGTCGGCACGTCCGGGCGGAGGCGCCCCGGCGGAGCGTGGACAAGGGGGAGCACCGGCGCGCGGTGGACGCCTTCCTCCACGCCGTCACGGGCGGCGACTTCGAGGGCCTGCTGAAGGTGCTCGACCCGCACGTGGTCTGGCGCTCCGACGGCGGGGGCAAGGTCCGTGCGGCCCGGCGTCCGGTGTTCGGTCAGGACAAGGTCGCCCGGATGGCCCACGCGATCAGCCGGCGCTTCGAGCCGGAGCGGATGCGGCTGTCGCCGCGGGAGGTGAACGGCGCCCCGGGCCTGGTCTTCGTGGACCACGTGGGACGGCAGGTGGGCGTCCTCGCGTTCACCGTGGGCGAGGGCGGCCGGATCACCGAGATCGACGTGGTCGTCAACCCGGACAAGCTCCGGCACCTCGACCTCGACGCCCTCTCCGGGGACCCCGACGCCCTGTCCGGTGACCCGGAGGGACTGTCCGGGAGCCCCGAGGAACTGTCCGGCGACCCCGACGGCCCCGCCGGGGCATCCGGGGACCCCGACGGGGTGTGA
- a CDS encoding outer membrane protein assembly factor BamB family protein → MITEPEHTDTGARRRTLLAAGAAVTALAAVIGGVLVYSSSSGGVRTGGPQSVARDVSVPRGWRAWELDLPKAAGDERFDSDLTPGCLAADTALYCGGTGFRTVRVDGLTGKVTWRARGLRLSVGNPDDDTTVGPANTAPFAAEDGLVYVHDSPREEEQRLVALRADSGDVAWSHPVSGMAGSVLVGDLLIGSAPGDREMVAWDARTGAARWTTPMPRDAECSPLPEPTGGVPYVVCLDLRSDGAAAFVLRLDKKDGDAHEVGRPGEIDRPLGVYDGELLFLPMVDSELDRYRKLIRIDPRTGRRSETPLPQNAIGDATLIGHRLFFVQESGRITLVDPADGTEVWSSPTSVERLGPPTVSVESGTVYLGTASGRLLAVDVGSGDELWQTPARSASSGWIEAPGVAVVRGMVTGVTSSGTAFSLDPAHPQRNP, encoded by the coding sequence GTGATCACCGAACCGGAGCACACCGATACCGGGGCGCGGCGGCGCACCCTGCTGGCGGCCGGGGCCGCGGTGACCGCGCTGGCCGCGGTCATCGGCGGGGTGCTGGTGTACTCCTCGTCCAGCGGCGGGGTCCGGACCGGCGGTCCGCAGTCCGTGGCCCGGGACGTGTCGGTGCCCCGGGGCTGGCGGGCCTGGGAGCTGGACCTGCCGAAGGCGGCGGGCGACGAGCGGTTCGACAGCGATCTGACGCCCGGCTGCCTGGCCGCGGACACCGCCCTGTACTGCGGCGGCACCGGGTTCCGCACCGTGCGCGTGGACGGGCTGACCGGCAAGGTGACCTGGCGGGCCCGCGGGCTGCGGCTGAGCGTCGGCAACCCGGACGACGACACCACCGTGGGCCCGGCCAACACCGCCCCGTTCGCCGCCGAGGACGGCCTGGTCTACGTGCACGACAGTCCCCGCGAGGAGGAGCAGCGGCTGGTCGCGCTCCGCGCGGACTCCGGGGACGTGGCGTGGAGCCATCCGGTCAGCGGCATGGCCGGCTCGGTGCTGGTGGGCGATCTGCTGATCGGCAGCGCCCCCGGCGACCGGGAGATGGTCGCCTGGGACGCCCGGACCGGCGCGGCGCGCTGGACCACCCCCATGCCCCGGGACGCCGAGTGCTCCCCGCTGCCGGAGCCGACCGGCGGCGTGCCGTACGTGGTCTGCCTGGACCTGCGATCGGACGGTGCCGCGGCCTTCGTCCTCCGCCTGGACAAGAAGGACGGCGACGCCCACGAGGTGGGGCGGCCCGGCGAGATCGACCGGCCGCTCGGGGTGTACGACGGGGAGCTGCTGTTCCTGCCCATGGTGGACTCGGAGCTGGACCGTTACCGGAAGCTGATCCGCATCGATCCGCGGACCGGCCGGCGGAGCGAGACGCCGCTGCCGCAGAACGCCATCGGCGACGCGACCCTCATCGGCCACCGCCTCTTCTTCGTCCAGGAGAGCGGGCGGATCACGCTGGTCGATCCGGCGGACGGCACGGAGGTGTGGAGCAGCCCGACGTCGGTGGAGCGGCTGGGTCCGCCGACGGTCTCGGTGGAGTCCGGGACGGTGTATCTGGGCACCGCCAGCGGCCGGCTGCTGGCGGTGGACGTGGGCTCCGGCGACGAGCTGTGGCAGACCCCGGCCCGGAGCGCGTCGTCGGGCTGGATCGAGGCGCCGGGCGTCGCGGTGGTGCGCGGCATGGTCACCGGGGTGACGAGCAGCGGTACGGCGTTCTCCCTGGACCCCGCGCACCCGCAGCGGAATCCCTGA